A single genomic interval of Fibrobacter sp. UWB4 harbors:
- a CDS encoding Rpn family recombination-promoting nuclease/putative transposase produces the protein MDNNIVAETKNSHGEMIGEAKTFEEYKGAGVFADLLLDRTFKKAFNPDTQNKVCLIALLNAVLEGEIASPIVDVQSRNKEYSDGSNENRTSVFDLHCIDSAQRRFIIEVQILFQKNIVNRSIYYASQTIVAQGQRGKKYNYELNPVVTVVFMEFNVFAGDRYIRRAKLREMNGASISDTLNFAFVELPKFNKPLDELETTLDKALYALKNMKNMTQMPKQYVNTVFELLFSTAKLAKLSKEEQKMIDEAQKAKWDNYAIHKAAIDSGLQQGLQQGLRQGLQQGLNVARQEMAKKMLLKKKPIDEITEFTELSEAEILAIKADLDKA, from the coding sequence ATGGATAATAATATTGTGGCCGAAACGAAAAATAGCCATGGTGAAATGATTGGTGAGGCGAAAACTTTTGAAGAATACAAGGGCGCAGGCGTTTTCGCGGATCTTCTTCTCGACAGAACATTTAAGAAGGCTTTTAATCCCGACACGCAAAATAAGGTTTGCCTGATTGCTCTTTTGAACGCCGTGCTTGAAGGCGAAATAGCGTCACCGATTGTCGATGTGCAGTCCCGTAACAAGGAATACAGCGACGGATCGAACGAAAATCGAACTTCTGTCTTTGACTTGCACTGTATTGATTCTGCTCAGCGTAGGTTCATCATCGAAGTGCAGATTCTTTTTCAGAAAAACATAGTCAATCGTTCGATTTATTACGCCTCGCAGACGATTGTTGCTCAGGGGCAACGCGGTAAAAAGTACAATTACGAATTGAATCCTGTCGTTACGGTCGTGTTCATGGAATTTAACGTGTTTGCAGGTGACCGCTACATCCGCCGTGCAAAGCTTCGAGAAATGAACGGAGCTAGTATCAGCGATACTCTCAATTTTGCGTTTGTGGAGCTTCCGAAGTTCAACAAGCCTTTGGATGAGCTTGAAACGACGCTCGACAAGGCGCTTTACGCGCTTAAGAACATGAAAAACATGACGCAGATGCCCAAGCAGTATGTGAACACGGTGTTCGAACTCTTGTTTTCGACAGCGAAATTGGCTAAATTATCGAAAGAGGAACAGAAGATGATTGACGAAGCACAGAAAGCCAAGTGGGACAACTACGCAATCCATAAAGCGGCTATTGATAGTGGCTTGCAACAGGGCTTGCAACAAGGTTTGCGTCAAGGCTTGCAACAGGGGCTGAATGTTGCTAGGCAAGAAATGGCGAAGAAAATGCTGTTGAAAAAGAAGCCGATTGATGAAATTACTGAATTCACAGAACTATCTGAAGCAGAAATCCTTGCAATCAAGGCTGATTTAGATAAAGCTTGA
- a CDS encoding GGDEF domain-containing protein: protein MNDIIQAINICIDLFSLSILFLILVLLWVGHWRNDRLQYNFTGMIIAYHGVIITYAIIHICDGELSVPVYAIVDLVSFVSSALCIFFFSKYVFAFLENRKCEPHKIMRYTIYALCILDFLVNVIVDVSTGDITRDWTTNETLVSWLATGIWGILMAGIIIYFRKQFGRRTVIFFIIYFILPFIAGSAAPYVEGIRVDIVSVIFVIVCLFVGVQVSENTSHKLLEKLSFNDAMTGLFNRNYLIMNPDDVKRKLPCSYVMFDLNHLKKINDNYGHNKGDEYIQNFANILKKILPENAEAIRTGGDEFLVIIPKFNRTKCEAFLERFIEESKQTQVQGITESAAYGFAVRTTGLHSEEEIIAEADEHMYQQKKASREGR, encoded by the coding sequence ATGAACGATATTATCCAGGCGATAAATATCTGTATCGACTTGTTCAGCCTTTCCATCCTGTTCCTCATTTTAGTCCTTCTCTGGGTCGGTCACTGGCGTAACGACAGGCTTCAATATAACTTTACAGGCATGATTATCGCCTACCATGGCGTAATCATCACATACGCTATCATCCATATTTGCGACGGTGAACTTTCGGTTCCCGTTTATGCCATTGTCGATTTAGTCAGCTTTGTTTCAAGCGCGCTGTGCATTTTCTTTTTTTCGAAATATGTATTTGCATTCCTCGAAAACAGGAAATGCGAACCGCACAAAATCATGCGTTACACGATTTACGCGCTATGCATCCTCGACTTTTTAGTAAACGTCATCGTAGACGTTTCTACAGGCGATATCACCCGCGACTGGACTACAAACGAAACTCTCGTTTCTTGGCTTGCGACCGGCATCTGGGGCATCCTTATGGCGGGAATCATCATTTATTTCCGCAAGCAGTTCGGAAGACGAACCGTCATTTTCTTTATAATCTACTTTATTCTGCCCTTTATCGCAGGCTCGGCAGCACCATATGTCGAAGGAATCCGCGTGGATATCGTCAGCGTGATTTTTGTAATTGTTTGCCTTTTTGTCGGTGTACAGGTCAGCGAAAACACTTCGCACAAATTACTCGAAAAGCTCAGCTTCAACGATGCCATGACAGGCCTTTTTAACAGAAACTACCTGATAATGAACCCTGACGACGTGAAGCGCAAGCTCCCGTGCAGCTACGTGATGTTCGACCTAAACCACCTCAAGAAAATTAACGATAACTATGGGCACAACAAAGGGGATGAATATATCCAGAACTTCGCCAATATTTTAAAGAAGATCCTACCCGAAAACGCCGAAGCCATCCGCACCGGAGGCGATGAATTTTTGGTGATTATTCCCAAGTTCAACCGTACAAAATGCGAAGCCTTCCTAGAGCGTTTTATTGAAGAATCCAAGCAAACTCAGGTTCAGGGAATTACAGAAAGCGCAGCCTACGGCTTTGCAGTCCGCACAACAGGCCTGCATTCCGAAGAAGAAATCATTGCAGAAGCCGACGAGCACATGTACCAGCAAAAGAAAGCGTCACGGGAAGGGAGATAG
- a CDS encoding site-specific integrase, protein MRFLDCALDYLKKDADELAPLTVRTYYWNLKKISLFDPGLECENVTSETVRNYKRHLETLHNKEATVIKALSVFRIFCNKMRADGIIQGDPFENVKVGRAYSRRGFLTLRELKHLYLSYMESHVALTRAEDDVMRVFLFSCFTGLRYGDLRTLDASEIFDWKIRKQMHKTGEAVYIPIPVQARLLLPNPLTSGRVFHVVENSTFNRTLRKAAKKLGHYKYVHCHLARHTFATTCITIGIPLPATSKLLGHRNLDTTLIYAKYVDTFLDKEMKKFDRLK, encoded by the coding sequence ATGCGTTTTTTGGACTGTGCGCTTGACTATTTAAAGAAAGATGCTGATGAACTCGCACCTTTGACGGTACGCACGTATTACTGGAATTTGAAGAAAATTTCGCTATTTGACCCAGGACTTGAATGCGAAAATGTGACTTCCGAGACGGTGCGGAATTACAAACGCCACTTGGAAACGCTCCACAACAAGGAGGCGACTGTGATCAAGGCGCTTTCGGTGTTTCGCATCTTTTGCAACAAGATGAGGGCTGATGGCATAATTCAAGGCGATCCGTTTGAAAACGTGAAGGTGGGGCGAGCCTACTCGCGTCGTGGATTTTTGACGTTGCGTGAGCTGAAACATCTTTATTTGAGTTACATGGAGTCGCATGTCGCTTTGACGCGGGCAGAAGATGACGTGATGCGCGTGTTCCTGTTCAGCTGTTTTACGGGACTCCGTTACGGGGACTTGCGCACACTTGATGCGTCTGAAATTTTTGACTGGAAAATCCGTAAGCAAATGCATAAGACGGGCGAGGCGGTGTACATCCCGATTCCTGTGCAGGCGCGGCTGTTGCTCCCGAACCCGCTAACGTCTGGGCGTGTGTTCCATGTGGTGGAAAACTCGACGTTTAATCGCACACTCCGCAAAGCGGCTAAAAAGCTAGGGCATTACAAGTATGTCCATTGCCACTTGGCGCGGCATACATTTGCAACAACATGCATTACGATTGGAATCCCGCTCCCGGCAACGAGCAAACTTCTCGGCCACCGCAATTTGGATACGACACTCATTTATGCAAAATACGTCGATACGTTTTTGGACAAAGAAATGAAAAAGTTTGATCGGCTGAAATGA
- a CDS encoding radical SAM protein translates to MNVTFLNPPFHPMFSRESRSPCVTKSSTLYWPMFLSYAAGVCEADGNEIQLIDSPAMELDLPQTLEGIKKFGPELVICSTSTPSILNDLKVVHAIKEALPNVKVAIMGTHATAEPLESMEMEPSLDYVVIGEADYTCRNLVRALRGDGAPVGQFAGLAYRTAEGKVDFQPEGPKIENLNEIPWVSKVYRKHLYSCYKKYFYGANLNPLIVILSGRGCPNHCSYCVIPQTLNGHKFRRRDPKDVVDELQYIKENFEDLGEVFFEDDTFTASHEHVRQICNLILERGLKITWSCNARADVPLDLLKLMKKAGGREMCVGFESASPEVLEKIHKGVKNTDKAIEFTKNARKAGLLVHGCFMVGNPGDTPETLRMTLDYAKKLNPNTAQFYPIMAYPGTEAYKEALESGALKSKDYSQWLDKDGFHRTTIQRGELTSQALVDFCDKARREFYLRPSYIIRQGIMAIKNPRERYRVLRGFGTLVKHLFRKHGELAPVARQAPTIKE, encoded by the coding sequence ATGAACGTTACTTTTTTAAATCCCCCCTTCCACCCGATGTTCAGTCGGGAATCCAGATCCCCGTGTGTTACGAAGTCCAGTACGCTTTACTGGCCCATGTTTTTGAGCTATGCTGCCGGCGTTTGTGAGGCCGACGGTAACGAAATCCAGCTGATTGACAGCCCCGCCATGGAACTTGACTTGCCCCAGACGCTCGAAGGCATCAAGAAGTTCGGCCCGGAACTCGTTATTTGCAGCACAAGCACTCCGAGTATTTTGAATGACCTCAAGGTCGTCCATGCGATTAAAGAAGCTTTGCCGAACGTGAAGGTTGCCATCATGGGCACACACGCCACGGCCGAGCCGCTCGAATCCATGGAAATGGAACCATCTTTGGACTATGTGGTGATTGGCGAAGCCGACTACACCTGTAGGAACCTCGTCCGCGCACTGCGTGGCGATGGCGCTCCGGTCGGTCAGTTTGCAGGCCTTGCCTACCGCACCGCCGAAGGCAAGGTGGACTTCCAGCCCGAAGGCCCGAAGATTGAAAACCTGAACGAAATCCCGTGGGTTTCCAAGGTCTATCGCAAGCATCTTTACAGCTGCTACAAGAAGTATTTCTATGGCGCAAACCTGAACCCGCTCATCGTGATTCTCAGTGGCCGCGGTTGCCCGAACCACTGCAGCTACTGTGTGATTCCGCAGACGCTCAACGGCCACAAGTTCCGCCGCCGCGATCCGAAGGATGTTGTCGACGAACTCCAGTACATCAAGGAAAACTTCGAAGATTTAGGCGAAGTGTTCTTTGAAGACGATACGTTTACGGCAAGCCACGAACACGTGCGCCAGATTTGCAACTTGATTCTCGAACGTGGCCTCAAGATTACGTGGAGCTGCAATGCCCGCGCCGATGTGCCGCTCGACTTGCTCAAGCTCATGAAGAAGGCCGGTGGCCGCGAAATGTGCGTGGGCTTCGAAAGCGCCTCCCCCGAGGTTCTCGAAAAGATCCACAAGGGCGTGAAGAACACCGACAAGGCTATTGAATTTACGAAGAATGCCCGCAAGGCAGGACTCCTCGTTCACGGATGCTTCATGGTCGGTAACCCGGGCGACACGCCGGAAACACTCCGCATGACGCTCGACTATGCCAAGAAGCTGAACCCGAACACGGCCCAGTTCTACCCCATCATGGCTTACCCCGGCACCGAAGCCTACAAGGAAGCTCTTGAAAGTGGAGCCTTGAAGTCGAAGGATTACAGCCAGTGGCTCGACAAGGACGGTTTCCACCGCACTACAATCCAGCGCGGCGAACTCACAAGCCAGGCTCTCGTGGACTTCTGCGACAAGGCCCGCCGTGAATTCTACCTGCGTCCGAGCTACATCATCCGTCAGGGCATCATGGCCATCAAGAACCCGCGTGAACGTTACCGCGTCCTCCGTGGATTCGGCACGCTCGTGAAGCACCTGTTCAGAAAGCATGGTGAACTCGCCCCGGTCGCAAGACAAGCTCCGACGATTAAAGAGTAA
- a CDS encoding toxin-antitoxin system YwqK family antitoxin: MGCTAIPAFAAPKSNNVALDTVRMTFDDGRVARIYTVKKGTDVREGVALSYHPNGKLAVEAPYRDGKLDGVLRSYDENGMPLETVGYMDGEEEGFSIIYYQNGKKKRRESYHRGVLNGMSEEWYENGKLYRQIPFDNGQIHGVFKVYDEMGFLAEDMNFVRGIRNGLYHRYTFGKVTLEAEFQNNRCVKNCNF; this comes from the coding sequence ATGGGATGCACGGCAATCCCGGCTTTTGCGGCGCCAAAGTCCAATAATGTGGCTCTTGATACGGTCCGTATGACATTTGATGACGGACGTGTGGCGAGAATTTACACGGTCAAAAAGGGTACTGACGTGCGCGAGGGGGTAGCTCTTTCGTACCATCCGAATGGGAAATTAGCCGTTGAAGCTCCGTATAGGGATGGCAAGTTGGATGGGGTTTTACGTTCGTACGATGAAAACGGGATGCCGCTTGAAACTGTTGGCTATATGGATGGGGAAGAAGAGGGCTTTAGCATTATTTATTACCAAAACGGCAAAAAGAAACGCCGCGAATCTTACCATCGCGGAGTTCTGAATGGCATGTCCGAAGAATGGTATGAAAATGGAAAGCTCTATCGCCAAATTCCATTTGATAATGGACAAATTCACGGAGTCTTTAAAGTGTATGACGAAATGGGATTCTTAGCTGAGGATATGAACTTCGTTCGCGGAATCCGCAATGGCCTTTACCACCGCTACACTTTTGGCAAGGTTACTCTAGAAGCGGAATTCCAGAATAACCGCTGCGTCAAGAATTGCAATTTTTAG
- a CDS encoding DedA family protein yields the protein MKNTAFKTTIALALLFTAFSFAADTASVDAAGALASTAADTAKSTGIYNQIIDWYNDNLNYGTITLLMAIESSFIPFPSELVVPPAAYKALQPGSGLNIALIVLFATFGALIGAYINYYLAKILGRPIIYKFADSRIGHFLLLDVEKVEKAENYFREHGAISTFVGRLITVIRQLISIPAGLAKMKLAPFTLYTFLGAAIWNCVLALLGYLAHGQKDIIEKYNSELAIALLGFGVLFIGYMVWSAVKPKKK from the coding sequence ATGAAAAATACAGCCTTTAAAACAACTATTGCCTTAGCTCTCCTCTTTACCGCTTTTTCATTCGCAGCCGATACAGCTTCTGTAGACGCAGCAGGCGCTCTCGCAAGCACCGCAGCCGATACCGCAAAATCGACAGGGATTTACAACCAAATTATCGACTGGTACAATGACAACTTGAACTACGGCACCATTACACTCTTGATGGCGATTGAAAGCTCGTTCATTCCGTTCCCGTCTGAACTTGTCGTGCCGCCCGCCGCTTACAAGGCTTTGCAGCCGGGTTCGGGCCTCAACATCGCACTCATCGTCCTGTTTGCGACATTCGGCGCTCTCATCGGAGCCTACATCAACTACTATCTCGCAAAGATTCTCGGACGGCCGATTATCTACAAGTTCGCCGACAGCCGCATCGGGCACTTTTTGCTGCTCGATGTCGAAAAGGTCGAAAAGGCCGAAAACTACTTCCGCGAACACGGCGCCATTTCGACGTTCGTCGGCCGCCTCATCACGGTCATCCGCCAGCTGATTTCAATCCCGGCGGGCCTTGCAAAAATGAAGCTCGCCCCGTTTACGCTCTACACGTTCCTCGGTGCAGCCATCTGGAATTGCGTCTTAGCGCTGCTCGGCTATCTTGCCCACGGTCAAAAGGACATCATCGAAAAATACAACTCCGAACTTGCCATTGCGTTGCTTGGCTTCGGCGTACTTTTCATCGGCTACATGGTCTGGAGCGCTGTAAAGCCAAAGAAAAAGTGA
- the xseB gene encoding exodeoxyribonuclease VII small subunit — translation MTRLEEILSKIDNSEMEIDELAVEVQEATQLLRKCRQILIATEKNVQDALAELDG, via the coding sequence ATGACGCGTTTAGAAGAAATTCTTTCGAAAATCGACAATTCCGAGATGGAAATAGATGAACTTGCTGTTGAGGTTCAAGAGGCTACGCAGCTTTTGCGCAAGTGTAGGCAGATTTTGATTGCGACCGAAAAGAATGTTCAGGACGCTCTTGCTGAGTTGGATGGTTGA
- a CDS encoding ABC transporter ATP-binding protein: protein MNTEKFDSTVPAIEVNGLTVKFPIRGGVFSKVKDYFTAVDNVSFTLPQGKILSIVGESGCGKSTLVKSLVGLVPVSSGKVNLFGLPVNGGKAGTGKDFVRVSDLVQMIFQDPFSSLNPRQTVTEILTAPVIARGVPYDEACARAVELLDRVSLPAGAMDKFPHEFSGGQRQRLCIARSLMVRPKVLLCDEVTSALDVSVQAQILHLLDDLRNELGLSILFISHDMQVVRALSDEVLVMYFGHAVEHGPADEVLTNPQNDYTKKLLASVPTIRRE, encoded by the coding sequence ATGAATACCGAAAAATTTGATAGTACGGTTCCTGCTATCGAGGTAAACGGGCTTACGGTCAAGTTCCCGATTCGCGGGGGCGTTTTTAGCAAGGTCAAGGATTATTTCACTGCCGTAGACAATGTCTCGTTCACGCTCCCGCAAGGGAAGATTCTTTCGATCGTGGGGGAGTCTGGGTGCGGCAAGTCGACTCTCGTGAAGTCTTTAGTAGGGCTTGTGCCGGTTTCTAGCGGTAAAGTTAATTTGTTTGGACTGCCGGTGAATGGCGGCAAAGCAGGAACTGGGAAGGATTTTGTGCGCGTCTCGGACCTGGTGCAGATGATTTTCCAGGATCCGTTCAGCAGCTTGAACCCGCGCCAGACGGTGACGGAAATCTTGACGGCGCCCGTGATTGCTCGCGGCGTTCCGTATGACGAGGCTTGTGCCCGTGCTGTAGAACTGTTGGACCGCGTCTCGCTCCCGGCAGGGGCGATGGACAAGTTCCCGCATGAGTTTTCGGGCGGTCAGCGCCAGCGCCTTTGCATTGCGCGTAGCTTGATGGTGCGCCCGAAGGTGCTGCTCTGTGACGAAGTGACGAGTGCCTTGGACGTGTCCGTGCAGGCGCAAATCTTGCATTTGCTCGATGATCTGCGTAATGAACTTGGGCTTAGCATTCTCTTTATCAGCCACGATATGCAGGTTGTTCGCGCGTTAAGCGACGAAGTTCTGGTGATGTACTTTGGGCATGCCGTAGAGCACGGCCCTGCCGATGAAGTCCTCACGAACCCGCAAAACGACTATACGAAAAAATTGCTGGCGAGCGTCCCGACCATTAGACGGGAATGA
- a CDS encoding ABC-type transport auxiliary lipoprotein family protein, giving the protein MRIFKANRFLAVAALLSVFALTGCGGGSTEPSRYYTISAESISTSGASSDTRVHVKKFTIDPAYQRTNIVYRESPYDFMFYNRDLWATRPEQILTQVASEYLIKSNMFKSVDLKPMGKPDFELLGNVDAIEEIDEGDSQEAHLAVQLTFRKAGEETPLWEKRYDERQSMNKRDAHSAAEALSKLYAKYMQDALENIAKVK; this is encoded by the coding sequence ATGCGCATTTTCAAAGCAAATCGTTTTTTGGCTGTTGCCGCACTCCTTTCTGTATTCGCGCTCACAGGTTGTGGCGGCGGATCGACCGAACCATCCCGCTACTACACAATTTCTGCGGAATCCATTTCGACCTCGGGTGCATCAAGCGACACCCGTGTGCACGTCAAGAAATTTACGATCGACCCAGCCTACCAGCGCACGAACATCGTCTACCGCGAATCGCCGTACGACTTTATGTTCTACAATAGAGATCTGTGGGCCACGCGTCCAGAACAGATCCTCACGCAGGTCGCAAGTGAATACCTAATCAAGAGCAACATGTTCAAGTCTGTGGACTTGAAGCCGATGGGCAAGCCGGACTTTGAATTGCTCGGCAATGTCGATGCAATCGAAGAAATTGACGAAGGCGATTCGCAGGAAGCCCACCTCGCCGTGCAGCTCACGTTCCGCAAAGCCGGTGAAGAAACTCCGCTGTGGGAAAAGCGCTACGACGAGCGCCAGAGCATGAACAAGCGCGATGCCCATTCCGCAGCCGAAGCGCTCTCGAAGCTCTACGCCAAGTACATGCAAGACGCTTTGGAAAATATCGCGAAAGTGAAATAA
- a CDS encoding MlaD family protein: METTRSERIKLGAFMLFCGVLICVFLGYVLKRYLSEQYDNYYTIFDTDVNGLFVDAKVKLNGIAVGSVTNITINEKDLNQVVVEFKVQRGTPIKIGTRAGMTAGMNLTGEKQVILSGGSFSEPNVPEGGLVPAATSMFDQITGQVGDLFGKVTPIVDGLSILLTPDNAETITRTLKNLEKTTANLSHLTDDLGKPLKTMSKSATSLQKILAEIEEAKLAAKTEQNLTVLKEKLEAIDTKGLNENLMQTTESMNKLTQRVDAIVYKNEDQVGNAIDELNVILENLEEFTQKIKNNPSALIRSEAKSGR; this comes from the coding sequence ATGGAAACCACCCGATCCGAAAGAATAAAACTTGGCGCATTTATGCTCTTTTGCGGAGTGCTTATTTGCGTATTCCTGGGTTACGTGCTCAAACGTTATCTGAGCGAACAATACGACAACTACTACACCATTTTCGACACAGACGTGAACGGGCTTTTTGTCGATGCCAAGGTGAAGCTGAACGGTATCGCCGTCGGTAGCGTCACGAACATCACCATCAACGAGAAAGACTTGAACCAGGTCGTCGTTGAATTCAAGGTGCAGCGCGGGACCCCGATCAAGATCGGCACCCGTGCAGGCATGACTGCGGGCATGAACCTCACCGGTGAAAAACAAGTGATCCTCTCGGGAGGATCTTTCAGCGAACCGAACGTTCCTGAAGGCGGCCTCGTACCAGCGGCCACATCTATGTTCGACCAGATTACAGGCCAGGTGGGCGACCTCTTTGGCAAGGTCACGCCGATCGTAGACGGGCTTTCCATTTTGCTTACCCCGGACAACGCGGAAACCATTACGCGTACGCTCAAGAATCTCGAAAAGACGACCGCAAACCTGAGCCATTTGACAGATGACCTCGGCAAGCCGCTCAAGACGATGAGCAAGTCCGCCACTTCGCTACAGAAGATTCTTGCAGAAATCGAAGAAGCGAAGCTCGCCGCAAAGACCGAACAGAACCTTACGGTGCTCAAGGAAAAGCTCGAAGCCATCGACACCAAGGGCTTGAACGAGAACCTGATGCAGACCACCGAATCGATGAACAAGCTCACGCAGCGCGTGGACGCCATCGTTTACAAGAACGAAGACCAGGTCGGAAACGCCATAGATGAACTCAACGTGATTCTCGAAAACCTCGAAGAATTTACCCAGAAAATCAAGAACAACCCGTCCGCACTTATCCGCTCCGAAGCCAAGAGCGGTCGTTAA
- a CDS encoding ABC transporter ATP-binding protein yields the protein MDEILKVDHLKASYGNETILKDISFGVKKGEIRMVLGSSGCGKSTLLNNVLKFIKSDEGTITYFGKSFGPKEGLDSETRMRTGVLFQSGALLADLTVAENAMLPLKRSMPYMPKSQMEAIVADRLEKVHLLHAFHKFPGEISGGMKKRAALARAIALKPELLFCDEPSTGLDPVTARSLDELLLELRDTLGVSMVIVSHELESIKIVCDRFVYLKDGYVLKDATLKEGMESDDPILRHFFNRQCPKEYNAEDFYHFDFID from the coding sequence ATGGACGAAATTCTAAAAGTTGACCATTTGAAAGCGAGCTACGGCAACGAGACAATCCTCAAGGATATTTCGTTTGGCGTCAAGAAGGGCGAAATCCGCATGGTGCTCGGTAGCTCCGGTTGCGGTAAATCGACTCTCTTAAACAACGTGCTCAAGTTCATCAAGTCCGATGAAGGAACGATCACTTACTTCGGAAAGTCGTTCGGCCCCAAGGAAGGCCTCGACAGCGAAACGCGTATGCGCACAGGCGTCCTCTTCCAGAGTGGCGCTCTGCTTGCGGACTTGACCGTCGCCGAAAACGCGATGCTCCCGCTCAAGCGCAGCATGCCCTACATGCCCAAGAGCCAGATGGAAGCGATTGTCGCAGACCGTCTCGAAAAGGTGCACCTGCTCCACGCGTTCCACAAGTTCCCCGGCGAGATTTCTGGCGGTATGAAAAAGCGTGCGGCGCTTGCCCGCGCGATTGCACTCAAGCCGGAACTCCTGTTCTGCGATGAACCGTCCACAGGCCTTGACCCGGTGACCGCCCGTTCGCTCGACGAACTGCTCCTCGAACTGCGCGACACGCTCGGCGTCTCGATGGTGATCGTGAGCCACGAACTTGAAAGCATCAAGATCGTCTGCGACCGCTTTGTGTACCTCAAGGACGGTTACGTTCTGAAAGATGCGACTTTGAAAGAAGGCATGGAATCTGACGATCCCATCCTCAGGCATTTCTTCAATAGGCAGTGCCCGAAAGAATACAATGCCGAAGACTTTTACCACTTTGATTTTATTGATTGA
- a CDS encoding ABC transporter permease, which yields METTSIVLPSALTAANSKKLLSSCRSALTKGELHLDGSSLTSMDYSADAFFALLAELSEKTGNKLVLEHFSPEIKQHLQNLRKMAPPEKPQRETNNILEMMGGAGFSLLKEVFEVLILLFTAIYWTLVGPFDKGKIHFGGITKQMFKSGSEAMGICFLFVGLICLTMALQSSVMLNAVGGGSYLASGLGFLIFAEIGPLLTTIILAGRSGSAMAAEIANMSVCEEVKALKSMAIPPVQYLVVPRFIALSITTPILSFSASIVGSFAGFLIAYFFCDISFSNYMMGLRDGIDPMTFLKSTIKALVFGWIVTLIACNKGLNAHGGAEAVGKATTSSVVAAICTIVISDTLFAFIFY from the coding sequence ATGGAAACGACATCGATAGTTTTACCTAGCGCTCTCACTGCCGCGAACAGCAAAAAGCTGCTTTCGAGTTGCAGGAGTGCCCTCACCAAAGGGGAGCTTCATCTGGACGGATCAAGCCTGACCTCGATGGACTATAGCGCCGATGCCTTTTTTGCACTTTTAGCGGAACTCTCCGAAAAGACGGGCAACAAGCTCGTTCTTGAGCATTTTTCGCCCGAAATCAAGCAGCATTTGCAAAACCTCCGCAAGATGGCTCCGCCCGAGAAGCCGCAGCGCGAAACCAACAACATCCTCGAAATGATGGGTGGTGCCGGTTTTTCGCTGCTCAAGGAAGTCTTCGAAGTCCTTATTTTGCTCTTTACGGCGATTTACTGGACGCTTGTCGGACCGTTCGACAAGGGTAAAATCCACTTTGGCGGTATCACCAAGCAGATGTTCAAGTCGGGCAGTGAAGCCATGGGCATTTGCTTCCTGTTCGTGGGCCTTATCTGCCTTACGATGGCTCTCCAGAGTTCAGTGATGCTGAATGCGGTCGGCGGCGGTTCTTACCTCGCTTCGGGGCTTGGGTTCCTCATTTTTGCAGAAATCGGCCCGCTCCTCACGACGATTATTTTGGCAGGGCGTTCCGGTAGCGCCATGGCAGCAGAAATTGCAAACATGAGCGTCTGCGAAGAAGTCAAGGCATTGAAGTCCATGGCCATCCCGCCGGTGCAGTACCTCGTGGTCCCGAGATTCATCGCCTTGAGCATCACGACACCGATCCTCTCGTTTAGCGCATCCATCGTCGGCAGTTTTGCCGGATTCCTCATTGCGTATTTCTTCTGCGATATTTCTTTCTCGAACTACATGATGGGGCTTCGCGACGGCATCGACCCGATGACGTTCCTCAAGAGCACGATCAAGGCGCTCGTATTTGGCTGGATTGTAACACTCATCGCCTGCAACAAGGGCCTCAACGCCCATGGCGGTGCAGAAGCGGTCGGTAAGGCGACCACGTCCAGCGTCGTGGCTGCAATTTGCACGATCGTGATTTCTGATACCCTTTTCGCCTTCATTTTCTACTAG